A stretch of the Chondrinema litorale genome encodes the following:
- a CDS encoding pirin family protein yields MMKNRSVKQIMYAQEVTMGEMPVRQPFPTQSVDQINPFLLLHHHKTTIEGGSHPRNMGVSPHPHRGFSPVTFIIEGDVHHRDSRGNSSVVEAGGVQWLNAGMGINHSERPSKKLAENGGVQEIIQLWVNTPQINKMDQPLYQAFSKEALPIVSGEDGLSEVKVVTGEFNNVKGPVISFSPMLILWGEVKSNGKVKIDIPTDYNASVYFIKGKAHVKNFGVIDDLNLMYFENDGDQITIYAKEENIQFLLIAGKPINEPVVSHGPFVMNTQTEIMTAMRDFQLGKMGVLIEEF; encoded by the coding sequence ATGATGAAAAATAGAAGTGTAAAACAAATAATGTATGCACAAGAAGTTACAATGGGAGAGATGCCTGTAAGGCAGCCTTTCCCAACTCAAAGTGTAGATCAGATAAATCCTTTTTTGTTGTTACACCATCATAAAACAACAATAGAAGGGGGTAGTCATCCAAGAAACATGGGGGTTTCTCCACATCCTCACAGAGGATTTTCACCAGTAACTTTCATAATCGAAGGTGATGTGCATCACAGAGACTCAAGAGGAAATAGTAGTGTGGTAGAAGCTGGAGGAGTACAATGGTTAAATGCCGGAATGGGTATTAACCATAGTGAAAGACCTTCAAAAAAATTGGCGGAAAATGGAGGTGTACAGGAAATTATTCAATTATGGGTAAATACTCCTCAAATTAATAAAATGGATCAGCCTCTTTATCAGGCTTTCTCTAAAGAAGCCTTGCCAATTGTTTCTGGTGAAGATGGACTCTCTGAAGTTAAAGTTGTAACAGGTGAGTTTAATAATGTTAAAGGACCTGTAATAAGTTTTTCTCCTATGCTTATTTTGTGGGGAGAAGTAAAAAGTAATGGAAAAGTTAAGATAGATATTCCTACAGATTATAATGCATCTGTTTATTTTATAAAGGGTAAAGCACATGTGAAAAACTTTGGTGTTATTGACGATTTAAATTTGATGTACTTTGAAAATGACGGTGATCAAATTACAATTTATGCCAAAGAAGAAAATATACAATTTTTGTTAATAGCAGGTAAACCAATTAATGAACCTGTAGTTTCTCATGGTCCATTTGTTATGAATACTCAAACAGAAATTATGACGGCAATGAGAGATTTTCAATTGGGTAAGATGGGTGTTTTAATTGAGGAATTTTAA
- a CDS encoding histone H1, which translates to MEKYKQIKDILEQADNDAEKFYSQGNKAAGTRLRKAMLELKNIAQDVRKEVLEMKK; encoded by the coding sequence ATGGAGAAGTACAAGCAAATTAAAGACATTTTAGAACAAGCTGATAATGACGCAGAGAAGTTTTATAGCCAAGGCAACAAAGCTGCTGGTACAAGACTTAGAAAAGCTATGTTAGAACTTAAAAACATTGCTCAAGACGTTAGAAAAGAAGTTCTTGAAATGAAAAAATAA
- a CDS encoding PAS domain-containing sensor histidine kinase — MEMNHQYQDMRYQLLLENASIGIWQFDERYITTFINSFMASMIGSEPAHLYNKSLFNFMEEGEAKLAKSLLENSKNKQSEVLNLVFKDCDGKSIYTRFTTSAILDNEGKYLGFLAFVTDETEKIISHKNLQKKSELISYLQQGVSSKTGIDFFNAITIEIARSLGSDYTFIGQKIYKKNGYIKTISYAKYLQLEENFEYSSDDTPCKNVISNDIFCVESGAADIFPEDKILKDLEIEGYVGVPLHNNLGKPIGLLVVMFKNKIEDPDFVKSILQIFSVRAGAELERLNYEKSIKASEVKYKALYSTLQKERKLLRYLIDTIPDLVFYKDPAGQFMLCNQAFEKFMGYTEEDLLGKSDYDFFPKATADFFRKMDDRARDKKHIIRIEEFGTYPDGKLIILDMIKSPLFLGNKFLGVIGIGRDITTQKKVEKELRKSEEYYRIIFESSNDGLFIIKHSQVVDCNLKAAQIIGKPREEIIGKNIITIALNNTSFESRKLMQEKVHLASKGEPQIFEISIINDGDPENIHYAEISLTAFKIEDESLVLALLRDITLKKEAEAQIKKHNIELEKTNVELDNFVYSVSHDLRAPITSALGLIEIAKHEKDDSLKAHYMSLQEKSLHRLDSFIQDILDYSRNSRMGIASELIDFEEIISEIFADFNYMNTEHDVERILEINGSSDFYSDKRRLKVIFNNLISNAIRYSNSYRENSYLKVRVVKGEKKVVIRFIDNGIGISSQHLNKIFDMFYRATQKNNGSGLGLYIVKETVDKLEGNIDVNSQEGEGTEFVLTVPNLK; from the coding sequence ATGGAGATGAATCATCAGTATCAGGATATGAGGTATCAATTGTTACTGGAAAATGCTAGTATCGGGATTTGGCAGTTCGATGAGCGATATATTACTACTTTCATAAATAGTTTTATGGCAAGTATGATAGGCTCAGAACCAGCACACCTGTATAATAAATCATTATTTAACTTTATGGAAGAGGGAGAAGCGAAACTCGCTAAATCTCTTTTAGAAAATAGTAAGAATAAACAAAGCGAAGTATTAAATCTGGTATTTAAAGATTGCGATGGTAAAAGTATATATACACGGTTTACTACAAGTGCAATTCTAGATAATGAGGGAAAATACCTCGGCTTTTTAGCTTTTGTAACAGACGAAACAGAAAAAATAATTTCGCATAAAAACCTTCAGAAAAAAAGTGAGCTAATAAGTTATTTACAGCAAGGTGTTTCTTCTAAAACAGGTATCGATTTTTTTAATGCTATTACTATTGAAATAGCGAGATCGCTTGGTAGTGATTATACTTTTATAGGGCAAAAAATATATAAAAAGAACGGCTACATAAAAACAATCTCTTATGCGAAATATCTTCAGTTAGAAGAAAATTTTGAGTATTCATCTGACGATACTCCGTGTAAGAATGTAATTAGCAACGATATTTTTTGTGTTGAATCTGGCGCGGCTGATATTTTTCCCGAAGATAAAATTTTAAAGGATTTAGAAATTGAGGGCTATGTAGGAGTGCCACTCCACAATAATTTAGGGAAGCCTATAGGTTTATTAGTTGTAATGTTTAAAAACAAAATTGAAGACCCTGATTTTGTAAAAAGTATATTGCAAATATTTTCTGTGAGAGCTGGAGCGGAGCTTGAAAGGTTAAATTACGAGAAATCTATTAAAGCCAGCGAAGTAAAATATAAAGCGCTCTATAGTACTCTTCAAAAAGAAAGAAAACTACTTCGCTATTTAATTGATACTATACCAGACCTAGTTTTTTATAAAGATCCTGCCGGACAATTTATGTTGTGCAATCAGGCTTTTGAGAAGTTTATGGGTTATACCGAAGAAGATTTATTAGGTAAATCCGATTACGATTTTTTCCCGAAAGCAACTGCCGATTTCTTCCGAAAAATGGATGATAGAGCCAGAGATAAGAAACATATCATTAGAATTGAAGAATTTGGAACATATCCCGATGGGAAGTTGATTATTCTGGATATGATAAAATCACCTTTGTTTCTAGGTAACAAGTTTTTAGGTGTTATTGGAATTGGTAGGGATATTACTACACAGAAAAAAGTTGAAAAAGAACTTAGAAAAAGTGAAGAGTATTATCGAATTATTTTTGAATCTTCTAATGATGGCCTTTTTATTATAAAACATTCTCAAGTTGTAGATTGTAATTTAAAAGCGGCGCAAATTATAGGTAAGCCAAGAGAAGAAATTATTGGTAAAAACATAATTACCATAGCATTAAATAACACTTCTTTTGAATCTAGAAAGTTGATGCAAGAAAAGGTACATTTGGCTTCTAAAGGAGAACCTCAGATATTCGAAATTTCAATTATAAATGATGGAGATCCTGAAAATATTCATTATGCCGAAATAAGTCTAACAGCTTTTAAAATTGAAGACGAAAGCTTAGTTCTAGCCTTATTAAGAGATATTACACTAAAAAAAGAGGCAGAAGCACAAATTAAAAAGCATAATATAGAATTAGAAAAAACTAATGTTGAGTTAGATAATTTTGTTTACTCTGTTTCGCACGATTTAAGGGCTCCTATCACTTCTGCACTAGGTTTAATCGAGATAGCCAAACATGAGAAAGACGATAGTCTTAAAGCTCACTATATGAGCTTGCAGGAAAAAAGTTTACACCGTCTCGATAGTTTTATTCAAGATATTCTGGATTATTCAAGAAACTCAAGAATGGGTATTGCTTCAGAATTGATAGATTTTGAAGAAATTATTTCGGAAATATTTGCCGATTTCAATTATATGAACACCGAGCATGATGTTGAACGAATTCTAGAAATAAATGGAAGTAGTGACTTTTATTCGGACAAGAGAAGGCTTAAGGTGATATTTAACAATTTAATTTCTAATGCAATAAGGTATTCTAATAGTTACAGAGAAAATTCTTATTTAAAAGTTAGAGTTGTAAAGGGAGAGAAAAAAGTTGTTATAAGATTTATAGACAATGGAATTGGTATTAGTTCTCAACATTTGAATAAAATCTTCGACATGTTTTATCGTGCAACTCAAAAGAACAATGGCTCAGGTTTAGGGCTCTATATTGTAAAAGAAACAGTAGATAAGTTGGAAGGTAATATTGATGTAAATTCACAGGAAGGAGAAGGAACCGAGTTTGTTTTAACTGTACCCAATTTAAAATAA
- a CDS encoding pirin family protein has translation MKTILHKADTRGHANHGWLDSHHTFSFANYYNPERVHFGVLRVLNDDIVEGGRGFGTHPHDNMEIISIPLEGALEHKDSMGNTFVIKKNDVQIMSAGTGVFHSEYNKSEESNVNFLQIWVFPKEKNIKPRYDQITVDPELRVNKWQTVVAPDKEGAVWINQDAYFSLGKIEAGNSLDYQIQKEGNGVYIFVLDGSIEVNGNALDTRDGLGIWDAESFNVKASKNVEVLLMDVPMTV, from the coding sequence ATGAAAACTATATTGCATAAAGCAGATACTAGAGGTCACGCAAATCACGGATGGTTAGATTCTCACCATACTTTTAGTTTTGCAAATTATTATAACCCAGAAAGAGTTCACTTTGGCGTGCTACGTGTATTAAACGACGACATAGTAGAAGGTGGAAGAGGTTTTGGTACGCATCCGCATGACAATATGGAGATTATTTCAATACCACTAGAAGGTGCTTTAGAACACAAAGATAGCATGGGTAATACCTTTGTTATCAAAAAGAATGATGTTCAAATAATGAGTGCTGGCACTGGTGTTTTTCACTCAGAGTATAACAAGAGTGAAGAAAGCAATGTGAATTTTCTTCAAATTTGGGTTTTTCCTAAAGAAAAAAATATTAAACCAAGATACGATCAAATTACAGTAGATCCTGAATTAAGGGTAAACAAATGGCAAACAGTTGTTGCTCCAGATAAAGAAGGAGCTGTATGGATTAATCAGGATGCTTATTTTAGTTTAGGTAAAATTGAGGCAGGTAATTCTCTAGACTACCAAATACAAAAAGAGGGAAATGGCGTATATATTTTTGTGTTGGATGGAAGTATTGAGGTTAATGGTAATGCCCTTGATACTAGAGATGGACTAGGTATTTGGGACGCAGAGAGTTTTAATGTAAAAGCAAGCAAAAATGTAGAAGTTTTATTAATGGATGTTCCTATGACTGTATAA